One genomic segment of Flagellimonas marinaquae includes these proteins:
- a CDS encoding tyrosine-type recombinase/integrase, translating into MPNARFILKEPNAKSETLVYLVYDYQYKRFKYSTGEKIAPQFWNKKNYRAKETRKFPQYPEFNARLDVLQNGINTAFRKLLNDGVQPTNPILKKAFLQIVDGNVLQSDKTTLFKFMEDYIQECEHLKSHSTIKAYRTTLRHLKEYADAYNKSLDFDSITLEFYNQYTSYLMHKCNLSLNTVGKHIKILKIFLNEATDRGLNQNLDFKKRKFKARKEDSENIYLTVDELKKMEGIDFSASPRLDKVRDLFLVGCYTGLRFSDFTQIRPENIDYNKSILQIRTQKTGQRVSVPLHPTVKLILKKYNNELPKAYTNQLMNRYLKEVASVSGLKQMIQTTITKGGKVQKNNCPKYELVTTHTARRSFATNLYLADVPSISIMKITGHKTERSFMQYIKISQEQNADKLLNHPFFN; encoded by the coding sequence ATGCCAAATGCAAGATTTATTCTAAAAGAACCAAATGCCAAATCAGAGACTTTGGTGTACTTGGTTTATGACTATCAATACAAAAGATTCAAGTATTCCACAGGTGAAAAAATTGCCCCTCAATTTTGGAACAAGAAAAATTATCGAGCAAAAGAAACAAGGAAGTTTCCTCAATATCCAGAATTCAACGCAAGACTGGATGTATTGCAGAATGGTATAAATACCGCATTCAGGAAATTACTTAATGATGGGGTTCAGCCAACAAATCCAATTTTAAAAAAAGCCTTTCTTCAAATTGTTGATGGGAATGTTTTGCAATCTGATAAAACGACCTTATTTAAGTTCATGGAGGATTATATCCAAGAATGTGAACATTTGAAGTCTCACTCTACTATTAAAGCCTACAGGACTACTTTAAGGCACTTAAAAGAGTATGCAGATGCTTATAATAAATCTTTGGACTTTGATTCCATTACTCTAGAGTTTTATAATCAGTACACGAGTTATTTGATGCACAAATGTAACCTCTCATTAAATACTGTTGGTAAGCATATCAAAATCCTTAAGATATTTCTCAATGAAGCAACAGACAGGGGATTGAATCAAAATTTGGACTTTAAAAAGAGAAAGTTTAAAGCACGTAAAGAAGATTCTGAAAATATTTATCTGACCGTTGATGAGCTTAAAAAGATGGAGGGTATTGATTTTTCTGCTAGTCCTCGCTTAGATAAGGTAAGAGATTTGTTTTTGGTTGGGTGTTATACGGGGCTTAGATTTTCTGATTTCACCCAGATTAGACCAGAAAACATTGATTATAATAAATCCATCCTGCAAATTAGGACACAAAAAACAGGTCAGCGTGTTTCTGTTCCGCTACATCCTACGGTAAAACTCATTCTCAAAAAATATAATAATGAACTTCCAAAGGCTTACACAAATCAATTAATGAATAGGTATTTAAAAGAGGTTGCAAGTGTGTCTGGATTGAAGCAGATGATACAAACAACTATTACCAAGGGCGGTAAGGTTCAAAAGAACAATTGTCCCAAATATGAATTGGTAACTACCCATACAGCTCGAAGAAGCTTTGCGACAAATTTATATTTAGCAGATGTTCCAAGTATTTCCATCATGAAGATAACAGGACACAAAACTGAGCGTTCTTTTATGCAGTACATAAAAATCTCACAAGAGCAGAACGCTGATAAATTGTTGAATCACCCATTTTTTAATTAA
- a CDS encoding helix-turn-helix domain-containing protein — MITIEVSAQDTAESVEQIRQVIGGEITERWGQYSLNVANERATGSIRFIIFEWGVSLLEFDITFSDEVLMKVDTSEFNPINFYYCLEGYCGHKFGYQPEDKIKIMEQFQSVILTNRDGGVSDRYFPKDVKISQTVIQVRRKPFLRKRLNQGEELNKQLYRVFLDTDHEKIFAYYGSYNLKIAEVISQIKKVKAKGMVRIMMIEGFVYQILSMHILQHNKEVQNKGPQTNLLKRELKAIRKYAKKIEKNIAKDFSLEEISAETGLTQAKLQEGFKLLYNKTVTEYIRHARLELARDYIANTEMNISEVVYSIGFTSRSYFSKIFKEKYGLSPSEFKNSKRSVEVVGQ, encoded by the coding sequence ATGATAACAATTGAGGTAAGTGCTCAGGATACCGCAGAGTCGGTCGAGCAGATCAGGCAAGTGATCGGGGGAGAGATAACGGAACGATGGGGGCAGTATTCGTTGAATGTTGCCAATGAGAGGGCAACCGGAAGCATACGTTTCATAATATTTGAATGGGGAGTGAGCCTGTTGGAGTTCGATATTACTTTTTCTGATGAGGTATTGATGAAAGTGGACACTTCGGAGTTCAACCCTATTAATTTTTATTATTGTCTCGAAGGCTACTGCGGACATAAATTTGGATATCAGCCAGAAGACAAGATCAAGATCATGGAACAATTTCAATCGGTGATCTTAACCAATCGTGATGGTGGGGTAAGCGACAGATATTTCCCGAAAGATGTAAAGATTTCGCAAACGGTGATCCAAGTGCGCAGAAAGCCATTTTTGCGCAAAAGGCTGAATCAGGGCGAAGAGTTGAACAAACAATTGTACCGCGTTTTTTTAGATACCGACCACGAAAAGATATTCGCCTATTACGGCTCCTACAACCTTAAGATTGCCGAGGTCATATCACAAATAAAAAAAGTAAAGGCAAAAGGCATGGTCCGTATTATGATGATCGAGGGATTTGTGTATCAGATCCTGTCCATGCACATTTTACAGCACAATAAAGAAGTCCAGAATAAGGGGCCGCAGACCAATTTGCTCAAACGAGAATTAAAGGCAATCCGGAAATATGCCAAAAAAATAGAAAAAAATATTGCCAAGGATTTTTCCCTTGAAGAGATTTCCGCGGAAACCGGCCTTACCCAGGCCAAGTTGCAAGAAGGTTTTAAGTTGTTGTACAATAAAACGGTAACGGAATATATTCGACATGCGCGATTGGAGCTGGCCCGTGATTATATTGCGAATACCGAAATGAATATCTCGGAAGTAGTTTATTCCATTGGTTTTACGAGTCGGAGTTATTTCTCCAAGATCTTTAAGGAGAAATATGGACTGAGCCCGAGTGAATTTAAAAATAGTAAAAGAAGCGTTGAGGTAGTGGGACAGTAA
- a CDS encoding SOS response-associated peptidase family protein produces the protein MIYKLSNDAGREAIEKEFGISFRYPNLYRPNPMINGFHETNLSVVTMEEPKVITFAIWGLMPQNFKEDWHIFQEYTNSLNVTSVELNSVDWMKDSFTQRRCLIIVTGFYTYLLENGNTYGYHIQQASKKPFYLAGTYNRLEDGFLCTALMVNRTHPFISKYHNISNLAPVIVSKENAPTWLQEESPKEGLSNIINHPQQLDLIAEAVPSRFFQREKSLFTSEQRI, from the coding sequence ATGATTTACAAGCTTTCAAATGATGCAGGGAGAGAAGCCATAGAAAAGGAGTTTGGAATCTCCTTCAGGTATCCAAATCTATACAGACCAAACCCAATGATCAACGGTTTTCATGAAACCAACCTTAGTGTGGTGACCATGGAAGAACCAAAAGTAATCACATTTGCTATCTGGGGACTTATGCCCCAAAATTTTAAAGAAGACTGGCACATTTTCCAAGAGTACACCAACTCATTGAACGTAACATCCGTGGAACTCAACAGTGTTGACTGGATGAAGGATTCCTTTACCCAAAGACGTTGTTTGATCATTGTTACCGGCTTTTACACCTATTTATTGGAAAATGGCAATACTTATGGTTACCACATACAACAGGCATCCAAAAAGCCTTTCTACCTTGCAGGAACCTATAATAGACTAGAGGACGGTTTTTTGTGCACTGCACTAATGGTCAACCGAACGCACCCTTTTATTTCCAAGTACCACAACATCAGCAATCTGGCACCCGTTATTGTTTCCAAAGAGAATGCACCCACTTGGCTACAAGAAGAATCTCCAAAGGAGGGTTTATCGAACATTATTAACCATCCACAACAGTTGGATTTAATAGCCGAAGCCGTCCCAAGCAGATTTTTTCAACGAGAAAAGAGCCTATTTACCAGCGAACAACGTATTTAA
- a CDS encoding DUF1328 family protein yields MLRWTVTFIILAIIAGIFGFGGIAAGAASIAKILFFIFIVLFIISLITGRKKI; encoded by the coding sequence ATGTTACGTTGGACAGTTACCTTTATCATATTGGCCATAATTGCCGGTATTTTCGGATTTGGAGGTATTGCTGCTGGAGCAGCCAGTATAGCCAAAATCCTATTCTTCATATTTATTGTATTATTTATCATCTCCCTAATAACAGGAAGAAAAAAAATATAG
- the cls gene encoding cardiolipin synthase, with amino-acid sequence MKTTFIIVYLVVSVWAIGAIIYHGRRPSRSISWAFAIIVLPIFGAVLYYLFGMNRRKFKFFNSKEFEKRNTYTHPKISAQDKFKSHFNEDIRKERLNRLISKSSNTTAKTGNKIAVLQDGAETFNELFNAMEEAKKFIHVQYYILEKGDLFDKMLDLFQQKIKEGVEIRILYDSLGSYQLRGRPKKKFQDIGVKIHPIMPIRLKNLLFSLNFRNHRKIVVIDNKIAFTGGVNVSDKYIKRKNDLGKWKDTHLKLEGPIVNDLHMVFLKDYFFASKQEEFNITDYLFEQKSKGEIEAQVVAGGPDSKHPTIMQQYIGMMNQAKATVRIANPYFVPGEAFLQSLKITALEGVDITLLVPKKSDSKAAKFAMFSHFEELLKVGVKIYLREDFSHSKIMVVDDDLTSIGSGNFDIRSFELNYETNILIYNTEINKELTLEFDRICKNANEVTLERFQNRGLWLKFLEGLFKFFKPLI; translated from the coding sequence GTGAAAACAACTTTCATTATTGTATATTTAGTTGTTTCCGTTTGGGCCATTGGGGCCATAATCTACCACGGAAGAAGGCCATCGCGCTCCATTAGTTGGGCATTCGCCATCATAGTTCTGCCCATATTCGGCGCCGTTCTCTATTACCTTTTTGGTATGAACCGCAGAAAATTCAAATTCTTCAATTCCAAAGAATTTGAAAAAAGAAACACCTACACCCACCCCAAGATATCGGCGCAGGACAAATTTAAGTCCCATTTTAACGAGGACATCCGAAAAGAAAGGCTCAATCGACTCATATCCAAAAGCTCCAATACCACTGCAAAAACAGGAAATAAAATAGCCGTTCTACAAGACGGGGCAGAAACCTTCAACGAACTCTTCAACGCCATGGAAGAAGCCAAAAAATTCATTCATGTGCAGTATTATATTTTAGAGAAAGGCGATTTATTCGATAAGATGTTGGACCTTTTCCAACAAAAGATTAAAGAAGGCGTAGAAATCCGGATACTCTACGATTCACTGGGCAGCTACCAACTGCGTGGGCGACCCAAAAAGAAATTTCAGGATATAGGGGTCAAAATACACCCCATAATGCCCATTCGGTTAAAGAACCTGTTGTTTTCTCTCAATTTTAGGAACCATCGCAAAATAGTGGTCATAGACAATAAAATAGCATTCACTGGCGGTGTCAATGTCTCGGACAAATACATTAAGCGCAAAAATGATCTAGGCAAATGGAAGGACACCCACCTGAAACTCGAAGGCCCCATTGTCAACGATTTGCACATGGTTTTTTTAAAAGATTACTTTTTTGCCAGTAAGCAGGAAGAGTTCAATATAACGGACTATTTGTTCGAACAAAAATCCAAAGGCGAAATAGAAGCTCAGGTCGTTGCCGGAGGCCCCGATTCCAAGCACCCGACCATAATGCAACAATATATAGGTATGATGAACCAGGCCAAAGCAACAGTTCGCATTGCCAATCCTTACTTTGTACCCGGCGAAGCATTTTTACAAAGTTTAAAGATCACCGCTCTCGAGGGAGTGGACATTACCTTGTTGGTCCCTAAAAAATCCGATTCCAAAGCCGCAAAGTTTGCCATGTTTTCACACTTTGAGGAATTACTGAAAGTGGGCGTAAAAATTTATTTACGGGAAGATTTTTCACACAGTAAAATTATGGTCGTAGATGATGACCTCACATCTATCGGGTCGGGAAATTTTGATATTCGAAGTTTTGAACTCAACTACGAGACCAATATTCTTATCTACAATACAGAAATAAATAAGGAACTAACATTGGAGTTCGACAGAATCTGCAAAAATGCGAATGAAGTTACGTTGGAAAGGTTCCAAAACCGTGGCCTTTGGCTCAAATTCCTCGAAGGGCTCTTCAAATTCTTCAAACCGCTTATTTAG
- a CDS encoding GH3 family domain-containing protein — MAIIGNIIKGVIEARDALSIEGDPAKEQQKVLVDLLEKAKDTQFGKKYSFDSILNSKNIQRTFSDSVPYFDYNKIKSEWWDKTINGEPNVAWPGSPDFFALSSGTTGKKSKRIPVTKDMLDSITRAGREQVFAMSNFDMPADFFEKEIMMLGSSTNLEERDGKKEGEISGISASNIPFWFKKYYKPGEKIAKIDDWDERVLSIAKHAKNWDIGALSGIPSWMELMLKKVLEYHRVDHIHEIWPNLRAYTSGGVAFDPYEKSFNALLGRPIQVIDTYLASEGFFACQVRPETTAMKLITDNGIYFEFVPFEPQYVNQDGSLTEDAPSLTLDKVEKDVDYVLIISTVAGAWRYIIGDTIAFTDVERAEIKITGRTKFFLNTVGSQLSVNKLNDAVKHLEDALNIKVPEFTLCAKRFDDGFYHSWYLGSDKKLDRDNTAQILDNYLQNANKNYKVARNKALQGVKVRFVPQQMFAEWSGANKKKGGQVKMERVMGEERFQEWEDFISQQL; from the coding sequence ATGGCGATTATAGGAAATATTATAAAAGGAGTTATCGAGGCGCGAGACGCCCTGAGCATAGAAGGTGATCCGGCAAAAGAGCAACAAAAGGTATTGGTGGACCTACTGGAAAAGGCCAAGGACACCCAATTTGGAAAAAAGTATAGTTTCGATTCCATTTTGAATTCCAAAAATATCCAAAGGACGTTTTCGGACTCCGTACCCTATTTTGATTATAACAAGATAAAATCCGAATGGTGGGACAAGACCATAAACGGGGAACCCAATGTGGCTTGGCCGGGCAGTCCGGATTTTTTCGCACTTTCTTCGGGGACCACCGGCAAAAAATCCAAACGGATACCCGTAACCAAAGACATGCTCGATTCCATTACTCGAGCAGGTAGAGAACAAGTGTTCGCTATGAGCAATTTTGATATGCCAGCGGATTTTTTTGAAAAAGAGATTATGATGCTGGGCAGTTCTACCAATTTAGAGGAACGAGACGGAAAAAAGGAAGGTGAAATAAGCGGGATAAGCGCCAGCAATATTCCATTTTGGTTTAAAAAATATTACAAGCCCGGAGAAAAGATTGCTAAAATAGATGATTGGGACGAGCGGGTTTTGTCCATAGCCAAACATGCCAAAAACTGGGATATTGGTGCATTGAGCGGTATTCCTTCTTGGATGGAGCTAATGCTCAAAAAAGTACTGGAATATCATAGGGTGGACCATATTCACGAAATATGGCCCAACCTACGGGCCTATACTTCCGGGGGGGTGGCTTTTGATCCTTACGAGAAAAGCTTTAATGCTCTTTTGGGCCGTCCCATTCAGGTAATCGATACGTACTTGGCTTCCGAAGGATTTTTTGCTTGCCAAGTGCGGCCGGAGACCACTGCAATGAAGTTGATTACGGACAATGGTATTTATTTTGAATTTGTCCCTTTCGAGCCCCAATATGTCAACCAAGATGGGTCTTTAACGGAAGATGCTCCATCGCTTACATTGGACAAGGTGGAAAAGGACGTGGATTATGTGTTAATTATATCTACAGTGGCCGGTGCTTGGCGGTACATCATTGGGGATACTATTGCGTTTACGGATGTAGAGCGGGCCGAAATTAAAATTACCGGTCGCACCAAATTCTTTTTGAATACCGTTGGCTCCCAACTTTCCGTGAACAAGTTAAACGATGCGGTAAAACACCTGGAAGATGCACTGAACATAAAAGTGCCGGAATTTACATTGTGCGCCAAACGTTTTGACGATGGGTTTTATCATTCGTGGTACTTAGGCTCCGATAAAAAGTTGGACAGGGATAACACCGCCCAGATTTTGGATAATTATCTACAAAACGCCAATAAAAATTATAAGGTCGCCCGTAACAAGGCCTTGCAAGGGGTCAAGGTGCGGTTTGTACCGCAGCAAATGTTTGCGGAATGGAGTGGTGCCAACAAGAAAAAAGGTGGACAGGTAAAAATGGAAAGAGTGATGGGAGAGGAACGCTTTCAGGAATGGGAGGATTTTATATCCCAACAATTATAA